One genomic window of Trichlorobacter lovleyi includes the following:
- a CDS encoding response regulator transcription factor, with protein sequence MRVLVVEDEKKVAAFIKRGLEEEGYQVDAVHDGEEGVRQAQDQPYDLLILDVMLPNKDGLSVVRELRQAGTVMPVLMLTARDTTDDIVAGLDAGSDDYLTKPFAFAELSARVRALARRIGRDRGAELVVADLRMDPISRKVWRGDKEIELTIKEYGLLEFLMRNAGTVVTRNMIAEKVWEHSFESFTNIIDVYVNYVRKKVDKGFDRKLIHTVRGQGYTLKAE encoded by the coding sequence ATGCGGGTCCTGGTGGTTGAAGATGAAAAGAAGGTGGCAGCCTTTATCAAGCGGGGACTTGAAGAAGAGGGCTATCAGGTTGATGCCGTGCATGACGGCGAGGAGGGGGTCCGCCAGGCCCAGGACCAGCCCTATGACCTGCTGATCCTGGATGTGATGCTGCCCAACAAGGATGGTCTCAGCGTGGTGCGGGAACTGCGCCAGGCCGGCACGGTGATGCCGGTGCTGATGCTGACGGCCCGTGACACCACCGATGATATCGTGGCCGGTCTGGATGCCGGGTCCGATGACTACCTGACCAAGCCGTTCGCCTTTGCCGAACTGTCGGCCCGGGTGCGGGCGCTTGCCCGGCGGATCGGCCGTGACCGGGGCGCAGAGCTGGTGGTGGCAGACCTGCGGATGGATCCGATTTCACGCAAGGTCTGGCGTGGCGACAAGGAGATCGAGCTGACCATCAAGGAGTACGGACTGCTGGAATTTCTGATGCGTAATGCCGGTACGGTGGTCACCCGCAACATGATTGCCGAGAAGGTCTGGGAACATTCTTTTGAGTCCTTTACAAATATTATCGATGTATACGTCAACTATGTGCGTAAAAAGGTGGATAAAGGTTTTGACCGCAAGTTGATCCACACGGTACGCGGTCAGGGCTACACCCTCAAGGCAGAGTAG
- a CDS encoding DUF6035 family protein yields MRTVQDVLDLKNGKNINAEVLFSRAEDEIFADRRTLEEAAQRNEKTLVCAICRQALKIRGNRDGRSSIHFAHLYDSGDCPIKTGKKYSADEILRMKYNGAKESDLHIRLKNAIADIIRSDNRFSNIDVDKTFRTEGLLKEWKRPDVAAVFDGKRIVFEVQLSTTFLSVIVQRESFYLRNNTFIMWVFNEFETDIDAQRFSEKDIIYSNNHNAFLVNDETLSLSQETGKFILYCCYQRPLPDGRLVWEKDLISFDDITFDHQTYKVYYFDTNRERERLKVEAIRQQAQDFENFWLNRQNLDYEERRDGLLKFQATLKSKNITFDYYDDALTKILDALFTLKYKKMIGYDFKNYISLANNILEYRKPYGELFLRALKHFKIARTVLDEDKKGTFLKKVDNLRSQQIHQNETYDSLFKLLFPELFDVENFVAPSSAQVPLFQ; encoded by the coding sequence ATGCGGACCGTACAAGATGTTCTGGATTTGAAAAATGGGAAAAACATAAACGCTGAAGTTTTATTTTCTCGCGCAGAAGACGAGATATTCGCAGACAGGAGGACCCTCGAAGAGGCAGCGCAGCGAAATGAAAAGACTCTGGTTTGCGCAATTTGTCGCCAAGCGTTAAAAATCCGCGGTAACAGAGATGGCAGGTCCTCGATACATTTCGCCCACCTCTATGACAGCGGAGACTGTCCGATTAAGACTGGCAAGAAGTATTCGGCAGATGAAATCCTGAGGATGAAATACAATGGCGCAAAGGAAAGCGATTTACATATCCGACTTAAAAATGCGATTGCCGATATCATCAGAAGTGACAATCGATTTTCAAATATTGACGTTGACAAGACTTTTAGAACTGAAGGGTTACTGAAGGAATGGAAACGGCCTGACGTTGCTGCTGTTTTTGATGGTAAGCGCATTGTCTTTGAAGTTCAGTTGTCGACAACGTTTTTAAGCGTGATTGTGCAGAGGGAGTCGTTCTATTTACGAAATAACACTTTCATCATGTGGGTTTTTAACGAATTCGAGACTGACATTGATGCTCAAAGGTTTAGCGAAAAAGACATTATCTATTCTAACAACCACAACGCTTTCCTGGTAAACGATGAAACGCTCAGTCTTTCGCAGGAGACCGGAAAATTTATCCTATATTGCTGCTATCAACGTCCTTTGCCTGACGGGAGATTGGTATGGGAGAAGGACCTCATTTCCTTCGATGACATCACGTTTGACCACCAAACGTACAAGGTTTATTACTTTGATACAAACCGGGAGAGAGAACGGTTAAAGGTAGAGGCCATAAGACAGCAGGCCCAAGACTTTGAAAATTTCTGGCTCAACAGGCAAAACCTAGATTACGAAGAAAGGCGAGATGGCCTACTCAAGTTTCAGGCAACACTGAAGAGCAAAAATATTACCTTTGACTACTACGATGATGCGTTAACAAAGATTCTCGACGCCCTTTTCACTTTGAAATATAAAAAAATGATTGGATATGATTTCAAGAATTACATAAGCCTGGCAAACAACATCCTTGAATACCGGAAGCCGTATGGTGAGTTGTTTTTGAGAGCGCTCAAGCATTTCAAAATTGCGCGTACTGTTTTAGATGAGGACAAAAAAGGCACATTCCTCAAAAAGGTTGATAACTTAAGGTCACAGCAAATTCATCAGAACGAAACTTATGATAGCCTATTCAAACTGCTGTTCCCGGAATTATTTGATGTGGAAAACTTTGTCGCCCCTTCCTCAGCTCAAGTTCCGCTATTTCAGTGA
- a CDS encoding DUF3142 domain-containing protein: MLLRQLAALLLTTLALACIPPPPADAGVVRAEQYSSFWLWGGVQPQPVLAQAQTLYILQGQVIEKKQQGRMQVAVVAQGMSVARLKKGKVWLVYRADTLNWTPAVVEVLLGRLRQWQQAGNPVVGLQVDFDVKTRHLPEYVAFLKQLRAALPTIWQLSITGLLDWGSNGDSETINQLNRIVDEVVVQTYQGRKSIPTYKRYLPALKRLTLPFKIGLIQQGEWVPDTTLEASPWFRGYVVFLQNQASP, from the coding sequence ATGTTGCTGCGACAGCTTGCCGCCCTGCTGCTAACAACACTGGCTTTGGCGTGCATACCGCCACCGCCTGCGGATGCCGGTGTTGTCAGGGCCGAGCAGTATTCATCGTTCTGGCTCTGGGGCGGCGTGCAGCCACAACCTGTGCTGGCACAGGCCCAAACGCTGTATATCCTGCAGGGGCAGGTGATTGAAAAGAAACAACAGGGCAGGATGCAGGTGGCGGTTGTTGCCCAGGGGATGTCGGTGGCCCGCTTAAAAAAGGGGAAGGTCTGGCTGGTGTACCGGGCTGACACCCTGAACTGGACGCCTGCGGTGGTTGAGGTGCTGCTGGGACGGCTCCGGCAGTGGCAACAGGCAGGTAATCCGGTTGTCGGCCTGCAGGTTGATTTTGACGTCAAGACGCGCCATCTACCCGAATACGTAGCTTTTCTAAAGCAGTTGCGGGCAGCACTGCCGACAATCTGGCAACTGAGCATCACCGGTCTGTTGGATTGGGGCAGTAACGGCGACAGCGAAACGATCAATCAGCTTAACCGGATTGTTGATGAAGTAGTCGTACAGACCTATCAGGGCAGAAAAAGCATTCCCACCTACAAGCGCTACCTTCCGGCGCTGAAGCGATTGACCCTGCCATTCAAGATTGGACTGATCCAGCAGGGTGAGTGGGTGCCTGATACAACGCTGGAGGCAAGCCCCTGGTTTCGGGGCTATGTGGTCTTTCTACAGAATCAGGCTAGCCCATAG
- a CDS encoding adenosine deaminase — protein MDLTCIPRQALPDLLCRIPKAELHIHIEGSLEPELIFALAERNRLQLPYPTIEALRAAYAFTDLQSFLDIYYAGASVLQTEDDFFEMAWAYLLRAKADNVVHAEIFFDPQIHTARGIPFATIINGLDRAIQQGKKELGISAALILCFLRHLTEAEAFTVLEEALPFRDKFIGIGLDSGEKGNPPEKFSRVFARCRELGLRLVAHAGEEGTAEFIWHALDLLQAERIDHGVHCLDDPQLVTRLVQQQVPLTVCPLSNVKLRVFPTLAAHNIAKLLACGIRATINSDDPAYFGGYLNRNYLETFAALPELGAAEAYQLARNSFEASFVDAETKAGWIRELDLFFQQQCA, from the coding sequence ATGGATCTCACCTGCATACCACGCCAGGCCCTGCCGGACCTGCTCTGCCGGATACCAAAGGCAGAACTGCATATCCATATTGAAGGATCGCTGGAACCGGAGCTGATCTTTGCCCTGGCAGAAAGAAACCGGCTGCAACTGCCCTACCCGACCATTGAGGCGCTGCGGGCCGCCTATGCCTTTACCGACCTGCAGAGCTTTCTGGATATCTACTATGCCGGGGCCAGTGTGCTGCAGACCGAAGATGATTTCTTTGAGATGGCCTGGGCCTACCTGCTGCGGGCCAAGGCCGATAATGTTGTCCATGCCGAGATCTTCTTTGATCCCCAGATCCACACGGCCCGGGGGATTCCGTTTGCAACCATCATCAACGGACTGGACCGGGCGATCCAGCAGGGCAAAAAAGAGCTGGGAATCAGTGCGGCCCTGATACTCTGCTTTCTGCGCCACCTGACTGAAGCAGAGGCCTTTACGGTACTGGAAGAGGCGCTGCCGTTCCGGGACAAATTCATCGGAATCGGCCTTGACAGCGGAGAAAAAGGCAACCCGCCGGAGAAATTCAGCAGGGTCTTTGCCCGCTGCAGGGAACTGGGGCTGCGGCTGGTGGCCCATGCCGGTGAAGAGGGCACTGCCGAGTTTATCTGGCATGCCCTTGATCTGCTGCAGGCAGAACGGATCGACCACGGCGTACACTGCCTGGATGACCCGCAACTGGTGACACGGCTGGTGCAGCAGCAGGTTCCGCTGACGGTCTGCCCGCTTTCCAACGTGAAGCTGCGGGTGTTCCCCACCCTTGCGGCCCACAACATCGCCAAGCTGCTGGCATGCGGCATCAGGGCCACCATCAACTCTGATGATCCGGCCTATTTTGGCGGCTACCTGAACCGGAACTACCTGGAGACCTTTGCGGCCCTGCCGGAGCTTGGGGCAGCGGAGGCGTACCAACTGGCCCGCAACAGCTTTGAGGCAAGTTTTGTGGATGCAGAGACCAAGGCTGGCTGGATCAGGGAACTTGATCTGTTCTTTCAACAGCAGTGTGCCTAA
- a CDS encoding cytochrome c3 family protein, producing the protein MIPATVLFCVMTAVVFSQPCIAAQREQAKYGGGECAGCHGHVRKLPQAHPDTKVMNLQSCKTCHTKENRDIREKLPGSHYHLLANIRCEQCHGKDHELKVPTMEQCVACHGSTTKLAEKTKGVKPRNPHFSPHYGTELDCNFCHHQHTKSENYCLQCHSFGFKIP; encoded by the coding sequence ATGATTCCAGCAACGGTTTTGTTCTGTGTCATGACGGCGGTTGTATTCAGCCAGCCCTGCATTGCTGCCCAAAGAGAACAGGCAAAATATGGTGGCGGCGAGTGCGCCGGATGTCATGGTCACGTCAGAAAATTGCCGCAGGCGCACCCGGATACCAAAGTCATGAATCTTCAGTCTTGCAAGACATGTCATACCAAAGAGAACAGGGATATACGGGAAAAACTGCCGGGGAGCCACTATCATCTGCTGGCAAACATCAGATGTGAACAATGTCACGGAAAGGACCATGAGCTGAAAGTTCCGACCATGGAGCAATGTGTTGCCTGCCATGGCAGCACGACAAAGCTTGCGGAAAAGACAAAAGGCGTCAAACCGAGAAATCCTCATTTCTCTCCGCATTACGGGACGGAACTCGATTGCAACTTCTGTCATCACCAGCACACCAAATCAGAAAACTATTGCCTGCAGTGCCACTCTTTTGGCTTCAAAATTCCATGA
- a CDS encoding pyruvate, water dikinase regulatory protein yields MKKIYVLSDSTGETAERVVRAALSQFGGSDVRIVRLAKVCNQQEVQQAVATVTADEGLLVYTLVDSSLAVAVHTIAEEHGLMAFDLLSPLLHSLSIFLGTVAQSTPGLLHQIDTDYFRRMEAVNFTVKHDDGQENRGLVKADLVLVGVSRSSKTPLSMYLANKGYKVANVPLVKGIDPPEELEAIDPSKVVGLLISPKRLVEIRTSRLVNMGQSMKNSYADYEKVEDEIAFCRQYYRRHPGWLIIDVTCKSVEESASEILRRLVGQFAE; encoded by the coding sequence ATGAAAAAAATCTATGTACTCTCCGACTCCACCGGCGAAACTGCCGAGCGGGTTGTCCGTGCCGCTCTGTCCCAGTTTGGCGGCAGTGATGTGCGGATTGTCCGTTTGGCAAAGGTCTGCAACCAGCAGGAGGTGCAGCAGGCGGTTGCCACGGTGACGGCGGATGAAGGCCTGCTGGTCTATACCCTGGTGGATTCCTCGCTGGCGGTTGCCGTGCATACCATTGCCGAAGAGCATGGTCTGATGGCGTTTGACCTGCTCTCGCCCCTCTTGCACAGCCTCTCCATCTTTCTGGGTACGGTGGCCCAGTCCACTCCCGGTCTGCTGCACCAGATCGATACCGATTATTTCCGCCGGATGGAGGCGGTCAACTTTACGGTCAAGCATGATGACGGCCAGGAAAACCGCGGTCTGGTCAAGGCAGATCTGGTACTGGTGGGGGTCTCCCGTTCATCCAAGACCCCGCTCTCCATGTATCTGGCCAACAAGGGCTACAAGGTGGCCAACGTGCCGCTGGTCAAGGGGATTGACCCGCCGGAGGAGCTGGAGGCGATTGACCCGTCCAAGGTGGTCGGCCTGCTGATCAGCCCCAAGCGGCTGGTGGAGATCCGCACCTCCCGCCTGGTGAACATGGGGCAGAGCATGAAAAACAGCTATGCCGATTATGAAAAGGTGGAAGATGAGATCGCCTTTTGCCGTCAGTACTACCGCAGGCACCCGGGTTGGCTGATTATCGATGTGACCTGCAAATCGGTTGAAGAATCTGCCTCAGAGATCCTGCGGCGCCTGGTGGGACAGTTTGCAGAATAA
- a CDS encoding 4Fe-4S binding protein — protein MSDRYVQPLRMLVQIAFLGLSLLIGFRFYRFIQAVQQGLDTAGRPAAVDAFLPISGLFGTAAWLKGGGINPVHPAAVVIFVTIIAVSLLLRRAFCSWICPVGTLSEWLWKLGFNKLQRNWLPPRWLDLGLRSVKYLLLAFFLFSAVSWSLPMLQGFLASGYHAISDVKLLQLFRSPSITTLAVLGLLVALSIPLRNPFCRFICPYGALLSLVSLASPLAVQRDLKKCVSCGVCSQVCPSRIDVMHANRVNNPECLGCWRCISHCRVNTALSMRAFGRLAVPGILFVLLVVLLFWGGTRLGKATGHWDSVVTPADYRELMAR, from the coding sequence ATGTCGGATCGCTATGTCCAGCCGTTACGGATGCTGGTGCAGATCGCCTTTCTGGGGCTTTCGCTGCTGATCGGCTTCAGGTTCTACCGCTTTATCCAGGCGGTCCAGCAGGGACTGGATACGGCGGGCCGTCCAGCTGCCGTTGACGCCTTTCTGCCGATCTCCGGCCTGTTCGGCACGGCGGCCTGGCTGAAGGGGGGCGGCATCAACCCGGTCCATCCGGCAGCGGTGGTGATCTTTGTCACCATCATTGCCGTATCGCTGCTGCTACGGCGGGCCTTCTGCTCCTGGATCTGCCCGGTGGGCACGCTTTCGGAATGGCTCTGGAAGCTGGGCTTCAACAAGCTGCAGCGCAACTGGCTGCCTCCCCGTTGGCTTGACCTGGGGCTGCGCAGCGTCAAATACCTGCTGCTGGCCTTTTTCCTGTTCAGTGCGGTGTCCTGGTCCCTGCCGATGCTGCAGGGTTTTCTGGCCAGCGGTTACCACGCCATATCAGACGTGAAACTGCTGCAGCTGTTCCGCTCTCCCTCAATCACCACCCTGGCGGTGCTCGGCCTGCTGGTGGCCCTTTCCATCCCGCTGCGTAATCCGTTCTGCCGTTTTATCTGCCCCTACGGTGCCCTGTTAAGCCTGGTTTCGCTGGCCTCGCCGCTGGCGGTGCAGCGCGACTTAAAGAAGTGTGTCTCCTGCGGGGTCTGCAGCCAGGTCTGCCCCTCACGGATTGATGTCATGCATGCGAACCGGGTCAATAACCCGGAATGTCTGGGCTGCTGGCGCTGTATCAGCCACTGCCGGGTCAATACCGCCCTCAGCATGCGGGCCTTTGGCAGGCTGGCGGTGCCGGGGATCCTGTTTGTGCTGCTGGTTGTGCTGCTGTTCTGGGGAGGGACCCGGCTTGGCAAGGCCACCGGTCACTGGGATTCTGTGGTGACACCGGCAGATTACCGGGAGCTGATGGCACGCTAG
- a CDS encoding DUF1697 domain-containing protein, with the protein MNTENFPGEKPTQPSKAAVPVVPSARCAVASHEKHVFSPPPVVKEWDKKQPENGYRMKYVALLRGINVGKNNRIEMKSLKSLFETHGYGNVSTYINSGNVIFESNKPPELLVTEIESALREKTGANISVLVKTVGQLAQIAAQIPLNWKNDTEQRTDIAYLFSEADTEESINELPIRREFLDIRYTAGALIWNVKRENYNKSQLNKIIGHRLYQYMTIRNVNTARYLAGL; encoded by the coding sequence TTGAACACAGAAAACTTTCCTGGTGAGAAGCCTACGCAGCCATCAAAAGCGGCTGTACCTGTTGTACCCTCTGCCCGTTGTGCGGTTGCAAGCCATGAGAAGCATGTTTTTAGCCCCCCTCCTGTAGTTAAGGAGTGGGACAAAAAACAACCGGAGAATGGATACCGTATGAAGTATGTAGCGCTGCTTCGTGGAATCAATGTCGGCAAGAACAATCGAATCGAGATGAAAAGCCTGAAATCATTATTTGAAACACATGGCTACGGCAATGTATCGACGTACATTAATTCAGGTAATGTCATTTTTGAGTCCAACAAGCCGCCAGAGCTGTTGGTGACAGAAATCGAATCCGCTTTACGGGAGAAGACCGGCGCAAACATATCGGTGCTGGTAAAAACAGTGGGTCAACTGGCGCAGATCGCTGCGCAAATCCCGCTTAACTGGAAAAATGATACGGAGCAGCGTACCGATATCGCCTATCTGTTCAGTGAGGCCGACACAGAGGAGAGTATCAACGAGCTGCCAATACGACGAGAGTTCCTTGACATCAGGTATACCGCTGGAGCGCTGATATGGAATGTTAAACGGGAAAACTACAACAAAAGCCAGCTCAACAAGATAATTGGTCACAGGCTTTATCAGTACATGACCATCAGAAATGTCAATACGGCCAGGTACCTGGCGGGACTCTAG
- a CDS encoding DegQ family serine endoprotease, with the protein MMKVRHFVTVCVVAVTCLLTLAAFQVEAKPVSPDFVELSKRLKPTVVNIRTTKTIKVRAGGNPYTGNDPFADLFGQFFGQQAPQQPRKQQGMGTGFIISADGFILTNNHVVNGADEIMVKLSDGREIKAELKGQDDKLDVALLKISDKAALPFAELGDSDALEVGEWVMAIGNPFGLAHTVTAGIVSAKGRVIGSGPYDDYIQTDASINPGNSGGPLFSSAGRVIGINTAIIAGGQGIGFAIPINVAKSVAEQLKATGKVVRGYLGVNFDRLSPKLAKSLGLTSDKGVIVTHVEKGSPADKAGLKIEDVIVQFDGKPVNAETDLPKVVAGTPVGKQVQIVVFRKAKRLVLSATVIQGRSGTAVGEPSTASIGISLRELTPELARQLGLKDAKGVVVSEVKPGSSADEAGMVRGDLVLEFNGQPVDSLEAFAASAAKVAKGEVVRLLLRRPDGSFGYVAVTAE; encoded by the coding sequence ATGATGAAAGTAAGGCATTTTGTAACGGTCTGTGTCGTAGCGGTTACCTGCCTGTTGACGCTGGCAGCATTCCAGGTTGAGGCAAAACCGGTCAGCCCGGATTTTGTCGAACTGTCCAAACGTCTGAAACCGACGGTGGTCAACATCCGCACAACCAAGACAATCAAGGTCCGGGCCGGTGGTAATCCCTACACAGGCAATGATCCGTTCGCTGACCTGTTCGGGCAGTTCTTTGGCCAGCAGGCGCCGCAGCAACCCCGCAAACAGCAGGGGATGGGCACCGGTTTCATCATCAGTGCCGACGGCTTTATCCTGACCAACAACCATGTGGTCAACGGTGCTGATGAGATCATGGTCAAGCTGTCCGACGGCCGTGAGATCAAGGCGGAACTGAAGGGGCAGGATGACAAGCTTGATGTGGCCCTGCTCAAGATCAGCGACAAGGCCGCCCTGCCGTTTGCCGAACTGGGTGACAGCGATGCCCTGGAGGTAGGTGAGTGGGTCATGGCGATCGGCAACCCGTTCGGTCTGGCCCATACCGTGACTGCCGGTATCGTCAGTGCCAAGGGGCGGGTAATCGGCAGCGGTCCTTATGATGACTATATCCAGACCGATGCCTCCATCAACCCCGGTAACTCCGGCGGACCGCTCTTCAGCAGCGCCGGCCGGGTGATCGGCATCAATACCGCCATTATTGCCGGCGGTCAGGGGATCGGCTTTGCGATCCCGATCAACGTGGCCAAGTCGGTTGCCGAGCAGTTAAAGGCCACCGGCAAGGTGGTGCGGGGCTACCTGGGGGTCAATTTTGACAGGTTGAGCCCGAAACTGGCAAAGTCACTGGGATTGACTTCGGATAAAGGGGTGATCGTCACCCATGTTGAGAAAGGCTCGCCTGCTGATAAAGCCGGTCTCAAGATAGAGGATGTGATCGTTCAGTTCGATGGCAAGCCGGTGAACGCCGAGACCGATCTGCCCAAGGTGGTGGCCGGTACGCCGGTGGGCAAGCAGGTACAGATCGTGGTCTTCCGCAAGGCCAAGCGTCTTGTGCTGTCTGCGACGGTCATACAGGGACGCTCCGGCACTGCCGTCGGCGAACCGTCCACTGCCAGCATCGGTATCAGCCTGCGTGAACTGACCCCGGAACTGGCCCGTCAGCTTGGCCTGAAGGATGCCAAGGGGGTGGTGGTCTCCGAGGTGAAGCCCGGCTCTTCAGCCGATGAGGCCGGCATGGTACGGGGAGACCTGGTGCTGGAGTTTAACGGACAGCCGGTTGACAGTCTTGAAGCGTTTGCCGCATCGGCAGCAAAGGTTGCCAAGGGTGAGGTGGTGCGTCTGCTGCTGCGGCGGCCGGATGGCAGTTTCGGGTATGTGGCCGTCACCGCAGAGTAG
- a CDS encoding alpha/beta fold hydrolase: MIAKNAFINGNMIAYDDVGTGPAVMLIHGFPLNRSMWRSQLGDLVAAGYRVITPDLRGFGESDAPDGTYSMDLFSDDLISLLDHLEIEQAVAAGMSMGGYVLFNLLARYPERISGAVFVVTRSVADDEAGRARRLQLATELLRFGPQVVADSFHPLMFAPGTVEARPKLAEEVYGWMVANPSRGLAGGLIAMRERPDVTPLLQSITTPSLVIAAEQDKACPLEHPRMIANNISGSRLEVIADAGHLVNLEQPNGFNHCLLEFLCKVAPTALNDGTIGCHC, from the coding sequence ATGATTGCAAAAAATGCGTTTATAAACGGTAACATGATCGCCTATGACGATGTCGGGACCGGACCGGCGGTTATGCTGATCCACGGCTTCCCCCTGAACCGCAGTATGTGGCGGTCGCAGCTGGGTGATCTGGTGGCAGCCGGGTACCGGGTCATTACCCCTGATCTACGGGGATTTGGTGAAAGTGATGCGCCTGATGGGACCTACAGCATGGATCTGTTCAGTGATGATCTGATCAGCCTGCTGGATCATCTGGAGATTGAGCAGGCAGTGGCGGCGGGGATGTCCATGGGCGGCTATGTGCTGTTCAACCTGCTGGCGCGCTATCCTGAGCGGATCAGTGGCGCTGTCTTTGTGGTGACCCGTTCTGTTGCAGATGATGAGGCTGGCCGCGCACGGCGCTTACAGCTTGCAACAGAGCTGCTTAGATTCGGCCCGCAGGTGGTTGCTGACAGCTTTCATCCTCTGATGTTTGCACCGGGTACTGTGGAGGCACGCCCGAAACTTGCCGAAGAGGTCTATGGCTGGATGGTGGCCAATCCAAGCCGGGGGCTGGCAGGCGGGCTGATTGCCATGCGTGAACGCCCGGATGTAACCCCGCTGCTCCAATCAATTACCACGCCGTCACTGGTGATAGCAGCAGAACAGGACAAGGCCTGCCCTCTTGAGCATCCCCGCATGATCGCCAACAACATCAGCGGCAGCAGACTTGAAGTCATTGCTGATGCCGGCCATCTGGTGAACCTTGAACAGCCGAACGGGTTTAATCACTGCCTGCTGGAGTTCCTGTGCAAGGTTGCTCCAACAGCGCTGAATGACGGCACCATAGGATGCCACTGCTGA
- a CDS encoding FAD-dependent oxidoreductase — translation MIDTRILQKVSKKTIRNVMLFAIILVMVSPTVILAAEKGQQHDAIVVGAGIAGLSATWELAQKGFDVAVIEMQPLYGGTATMSEGALCIVGTPEQAKAGIIDSPQIAFKDFMTYGSDQGGPGPDVEWVRYYTNKSRHEIYDWLTGLGVTFEKSAVLMPGNSVPRWHKVIGKGRGLVEPIHRACKQSSRVTFFYGHKALSLIRGKSGRISGIRAQRLKDNVSIDYLAPVVILATGGFQGNMKMVQKYWPERQPFPERILKGAGINATGSGHEMAQAVGARLFNMQYQWNYATGLQSPSDITGSRGLNAFSQQSIWVNKAGSRFVNESQDTKMTFPELIKQPGGTYWAIFDSAARNSFFISGWSRESIEEGLFNNQQNSRFVKSAPTIAELAVAAGLPPQILTETVNHWNAMVTAGSDTDFGRIGCCRTPWSNPNRIERAPFYAVQFYPLARKSMGGVSIDRSCRVLDDSGKHIPGLYAAGELTGLAGVNGKASLEGTFLGTSIMTGRVAGRAAAAELSGQTKP, via the coding sequence ATGATCGATACACGAATACTTCAAAAGGTGTCTAAAAAGACCATCAGAAACGTAATGCTCTTTGCCATCATACTGGTCATGGTTTCTCCGACCGTTATTCTGGCAGCAGAAAAAGGACAACAGCATGATGCCATCGTGGTCGGTGCCGGCATAGCGGGACTTTCTGCCACCTGGGAACTGGCGCAGAAAGGTTTTGATGTTGCCGTCATTGAGATGCAGCCTCTCTATGGCGGGACCGCGACGATGAGCGAGGGGGCACTCTGCATCGTAGGCACACCGGAGCAGGCGAAGGCCGGCATCATTGATTCACCGCAGATCGCCTTTAAAGATTTCATGACCTATGGTAGTGATCAGGGCGGTCCCGGTCCCGATGTCGAATGGGTGCGCTACTACACCAACAAGTCTCGCCATGAAATCTACGACTGGCTTACTGGACTGGGCGTCACTTTTGAGAAGAGCGCGGTCCTTATGCCGGGAAATAGTGTGCCGCGCTGGCATAAGGTTATCGGCAAGGGAAGAGGACTGGTCGAACCGATCCACCGGGCCTGCAAGCAAAGCAGCAGGGTAACGTTTTTCTACGGACATAAGGCGCTTTCGTTGATCAGGGGTAAAAGCGGCAGGATTTCAGGCATTCGGGCACAACGGCTCAAAGATAACGTATCTATCGATTATCTTGCACCGGTCGTAATACTGGCAACAGGCGGGTTTCAGGGCAATATGAAGATGGTGCAAAAATATTGGCCTGAAAGACAGCCGTTTCCTGAACGGATACTGAAAGGTGCCGGAATAAACGCCACGGGCTCAGGCCATGAAATGGCCCAGGCCGTAGGCGCCCGATTGTTCAACATGCAGTACCAGTGGAATTACGCCACCGGGCTGCAAAGCCCATCCGATATCACCGGTTCGCGAGGGTTGAACGCTTTCAGTCAGCAATCGATCTGGGTCAACAAGGCAGGCTCACGTTTCGTAAATGAATCTCAAGACACCAAGATGACATTTCCCGAACTGATCAAACAGCCCGGCGGCACCTACTGGGCGATATTCGACAGTGCGGCCCGCAACAGTTTTTTCATATCCGGCTGGAGCCGGGAGTCAATCGAAGAGGGGCTTTTCAATAATCAACAAAACAGCAGGTTCGTAAAATCTGCACCGACTATAGCAGAGCTGGCTGTGGCTGCGGGACTTCCCCCGCAGATACTTACTGAAACCGTGAATCATTGGAATGCCATGGTAACTGCTGGTAGCGACACTGATTTTGGCCGCATCGGCTGCTGCCGGACCCCCTGGTCCAATCCGAACAGGATCGAACGGGCGCCTTTTTACGCCGTACAATTCTACCCGCTGGCACGTAAGAGCATGGGTGGCGTATCTATCGATCGGTCCTGTCGGGTTTTAGATGACTCGGGAAAGCACATTCCCGGCCTGTATGCCGCTGGCGAACTGACCGGCCTCGCCGGTGTCAATGGAAAGGCTTCACTTGAAGGAACATTCCTGGGAACCTCCATCATGACTGGCCGTGTGGCGGGACGGGCAGCTGCGGCAGAGCTGTCAGGGCAAACAAAACCATAA